One Pseudomonas muyukensis DNA segment encodes these proteins:
- a CDS encoding NADP(H)-dependent aldo-keto reductase: MEYRKLGRTDLNVSALCLGTMTWGEQNTQEQAFAQIALAKACGINFIDTAEMYPVPPRPETYAATERIIGNWFAANGDRDDWFLASKVAGPGNGISHIRDGQLKHNRQHIVAALEQSLKRLQTDRIDLYQLHWPERSTNFFGKLGYQHLPHDLFTPLEETLEVLDEQVRAGKIRHIGLSNETPWGTMKFLHLAETRGWPRAVSIQNPYNLLNRSFEVGLAEVAIREQCGLLAYSPLAFGMLSGKYENGARPAQGRLTLFSRFARYSNPQTVAACSRYVQLAREHGLDPAQMALAFVTRQPFVTSNIIGATSIEQLQSNIDSQALNLGDELLAAIEALHQEQPNPAP; the protein is encoded by the coding sequence ATGGAATACCGCAAGCTCGGCCGCACCGACCTCAACGTCAGCGCCCTGTGCCTGGGCACCATGACCTGGGGCGAACAGAACACCCAGGAACAGGCCTTCGCCCAGATCGCCCTGGCCAAGGCCTGCGGCATCAACTTCATCGACACCGCCGAGATGTACCCGGTGCCGCCACGCCCGGAAACCTACGCCGCCACCGAGCGCATCATCGGCAACTGGTTCGCCGCCAACGGCGACCGCGACGACTGGTTCCTGGCCAGCAAGGTCGCCGGCCCTGGCAACGGCATCAGCCATATCCGCGACGGCCAGCTCAAGCACAATCGCCAGCACATCGTCGCGGCGCTGGAGCAAAGCCTGAAGCGCCTGCAGACCGACCGCATCGACCTGTACCAGCTGCACTGGCCCGAGCGCAGCACCAATTTCTTCGGCAAGCTCGGCTACCAGCACCTGCCCCACGACCTGTTCACGCCGCTGGAAGAAACCCTGGAGGTGCTCGACGAACAGGTGCGCGCCGGCAAGATCCGCCATATCGGCCTGTCCAACGAAACCCCGTGGGGCACGATGAAGTTCCTGCACCTGGCCGAAACCCGCGGCTGGCCACGCGCGGTGTCGATCCAGAACCCCTACAACCTGCTCAACCGCAGCTTCGAAGTGGGCCTGGCCGAGGTGGCGATTCGTGAACAGTGCGGGCTGCTGGCCTACTCGCCGCTGGCCTTCGGCATGCTGTCGGGCAAGTACGAGAACGGCGCCCGCCCGGCGCAAGGCCGCCTGACCCTGTTCAGCCGCTTCGCCCGCTATTCCAACCCGCAGACCGTGGCGGCCTGCAGCCGCTATGTGCAACTGGCCCGCGAGCACGGGCTGGACCCGGCGCAGATGGCCCTGGCGTTCGTCACCCGCCAGCCATTCGTCACCAGCAACATCATCGGCGCGACCAGCATCGAGCAGTTGCAGAGCAATATCGACAGCCAGGCACTGAACCTGGGCGACGAGCTGCTGGCGGCAATCGAGGCGCTGCATCAGGAGCAGCCGAACCCGGCGCCCTGA
- the rplM gene encoding 50S ribosomal protein L13 codes for MKTFTAKPETVKREWFVVDAAGQTLGRLATEIASRLRGKHKPEYTPHVDTGDYIVVINAEQIRVTGAKSSDKMYYSHSGFPGGIKEINFEKLIAKAPERVIETAVKGMLPKNPLGRDMYRKLKVYAGAAHPHTAQQPQELKI; via the coding sequence ATGAAAACTTTTACTGCTAAACCGGAAACAGTAAAGCGCGAGTGGTTCGTAGTCGACGCCGCTGGTCAGACCCTGGGTCGTCTGGCTACCGAAATCGCTAGCCGCCTGCGTGGCAAGCACAAGCCAGAATACACCCCTCACGTTGACACCGGCGACTACATCGTCGTCATCAACGCCGAGCAAATCCGTGTGACTGGTGCCAAGTCTTCCGACAAGATGTACTACTCCCACTCCGGCTTCCCGGGCGGTATCAAGGAAATCAACTTCGAGAAGTTGATCGCCAAGGCCCCTGAGCGTGTCATCGAAACCGCGGTCAAAGGCATGCTGCCGAAGAACCCGCTGGGTCGCGACATGTACCGCAAGCTGAAAGTGTACGCGGGTGCTGCTCACCCACACACTGCTCAGCAGCCTCAAGAACTGAAGATCTAA
- the rpsI gene encoding 30S ribosomal protein S9: MSATQNYGTGRRKTATARVFLRPGTGNISINNRSLDVFFGRETARMVVRQPLELTETVEKFDIYVTVSGGGVSGQAGAIRHGITRALMEYDETLRGALRRAGYVTRDAREVERKKVGLRKARKRPQYSKR, encoded by the coding sequence ATGTCGGCGACTCAAAACTACGGCACTGGCCGTCGCAAGACCGCAACCGCTCGCGTTTTCCTGCGTCCTGGTACCGGTAACATCTCCATCAACAACCGTTCCCTGGACGTGTTCTTCGGCCGCGAAACCGCTCGCATGGTTGTTCGCCAGCCGCTGGAACTGACCGAGACCGTTGAGAAGTTCGACATCTACGTCACCGTTTCCGGTGGTGGTGTCAGCGGTCAGGCCGGTGCGATCCGCCACGGTATCACCCGCGCCCTGATGGAATACGACGAAACCCTGCGTGGCGCCCTGCGTCGTGCTGGCTACGTCACCCGCGACGCTCGTGAAGTCGAGCGTAAGAAAGTGGGTCTGCGTAAAGCGCGTAAGCGTCCTCAGTACTCCAAGCGTTAA
- the petA gene encoding ubiquinol-cytochrome c reductase iron-sulfur subunit, giving the protein MSNDGVNAGRRRFLVAATSVVGAAGAVGAAVPFVGSWFPSAKAKAAGAPVKVNIAKVEPGQQMVAEWRGQPVFIVRRTEEILGNLKKIAGELSDPESKASVQPTYVDPQVRSIKPEILILVGLCTHLGCSPTFRPEVAPADLGPKWVGGYFCPCHGSHYDLAGRVYKSQPAPLNLPVPPHSYESDDIIVIGVDQENA; this is encoded by the coding sequence ATGAGCAATGACGGCGTCAACGCAGGCCGGCGCCGCTTCCTCGTAGCCGCGACATCCGTGGTCGGGGCAGCGGGGGCAGTGGGGGCAGCGGTACCGTTCGTGGGGTCATGGTTTCCCAGTGCCAAGGCGAAAGCCGCAGGGGCACCGGTGAAGGTCAATATCGCCAAGGTCGAGCCCGGTCAGCAGATGGTAGCTGAATGGCGCGGGCAACCTGTATTCATCGTGCGGCGAACGGAGGAGATCCTCGGCAATCTGAAAAAGATCGCCGGCGAGCTGTCCGACCCGGAATCCAAGGCGTCGGTGCAACCGACCTACGTTGACCCGCAAGTCCGCTCGATCAAGCCGGAGATCCTCATCCTGGTCGGCCTGTGCACCCACCTGGGCTGCTCGCCGACGTTCCGTCCGGAAGTCGCGCCTGCCGACCTGGGGCCGAAATGGGTGGGCGGCTACTTCTGCCCTTGCCACGGCTCGCACTACGACCTCGCCGGCCGCGTCTACAAGTCCCAGCCGGCGCCTCTCAACCTGCCAGTGCCACCGCACTCGTACGAGTCGGACGACATCATCGTCATCGGCGTCGATCAGGAGAACGCATGA
- a CDS encoding cytochrome b: MSKFMEWIDARFPATKMWEDHLSKYYAPKNFNFLYFFGSLALLVLVNQIVTGVWLTMSFTPSAEEAFASVEYIMRDVEYGWILRYLHSTGASAFFIVVYLHMFRGLLYGSYQKPRELVWLFGMLIYLALMAEAFMGYLLPWGQMSYWGAQVIISLFGAIPVIGDDLTQWIRGDYLISGITLNRFFALHVVALPIVILGLVVLHILALHEVGSNNPDGVDIKKKKDENGIPLDGIPFHPYYTVKDIAGVVVFLFVFCAVVFFFPEMGGYFLEKPNFEQANAFKTPEHIAPVWYFTPFYAILRAVPDKLFGVIAMGAAIAVLFVLPWLDRSPVRSMRYKGWLSKIWLLVFCVSFVILGVLGVLAPTPGRTLLSQVCTVLYFAYFLLMPFYTRLEKTKPVPERVTG; encoded by the coding sequence ATGAGCAAGTTCATGGAGTGGATCGATGCGCGCTTCCCCGCGACCAAGATGTGGGAAGACCATCTGAGCAAGTATTACGCGCCCAAGAACTTCAACTTCCTGTACTTCTTCGGCTCCCTGGCACTGCTGGTGCTGGTCAACCAGATCGTCACCGGCGTGTGGCTGACCATGAGTTTCACCCCCTCGGCGGAAGAGGCCTTCGCCTCGGTCGAGTACATCATGCGCGACGTCGAATACGGCTGGATCCTGCGCTACCTGCACTCCACCGGCGCCTCGGCGTTCTTCATCGTGGTCTACCTGCACATGTTCCGCGGCCTGCTCTACGGCTCCTACCAGAAGCCACGCGAGCTGGTCTGGCTGTTCGGCATGCTGATCTACCTGGCGCTGATGGCCGAGGCCTTCATGGGCTACCTGCTGCCATGGGGCCAGATGTCGTACTGGGGCGCCCAGGTGATCATCTCGCTGTTCGGCGCCATCCCGGTGATCGGCGACGACCTGACCCAGTGGATCCGTGGTGACTACCTGATTTCGGGCATCACCCTGAACCGCTTCTTCGCCCTGCACGTAGTGGCCCTGCCGATCGTGATCCTCGGCCTGGTGGTGCTGCACATCCTGGCCCTGCACGAAGTGGGGTCGAACAACCCCGATGGCGTGGACATCAAGAAGAAAAAGGACGAGAACGGCATTCCGCTGGATGGCATTCCGTTCCACCCGTACTACACCGTGAAGGATATCGCCGGGGTGGTGGTGTTCCTCTTCGTGTTCTGCGCCGTGGTGTTCTTCTTCCCGGAAATGGGTGGGTATTTCCTGGAAAAACCGAACTTCGAACAGGCCAACGCCTTCAAGACGCCTGAGCACATCGCCCCGGTGTGGTACTTCACGCCGTTCTACGCGATCCTGCGGGCGGTGCCCGACAAGTTGTTCGGGGTCATCGCCATGGGCGCCGCCATCGCCGTGCTGTTCGTATTGCCCTGGCTCGACCGCAGTCCCGTGCGCTCCATGCGCTACAAGGGTTGGCTGAGCAAGATCTGGTTGCTGGTGTTCTGCGTGTCCTTCGTCATCCTTGGCGTGCTGGGCGTACTGGCGCCAACCCCGGGGCGTACCTTGCTGTCGCAGGTGTGCACGGTGTTGTACTTCGCCTACTTCCTGCTGATGCCGTTCTACACAAGGCTTGAGAAGACCAAACCGGTTCCGGAAAGGGTGACTGGCTGA
- a CDS encoding cytochrome c1, with product MKKLIAVCLLTLMPSLSFAAEHGLELDKVDIDLTDKAAMQDGARTFANYCMGCHSAKFQRYERVADDLGIPHELMLDNLVFTGAKIGDHMKIGMQPNDAKTWFGAAPPDLTLVARVRGNDWLYTYLRSFYEDKARPYGVNNKVFPNVGMPNVLVGLQGNQVIGCKQVQSVVDGKKQFDPLTGSPLTHEACDQLTVEEKSGTLTAEQFDEKVKNLVTFLAYSANPVKLESQRIGTYVLLYLAFFFVFAYLLKREYWKDVH from the coding sequence ATGAAAAAGTTGATTGCAGTATGCTTGCTGACACTGATGCCTAGCCTGTCGTTCGCCGCCGAACATGGCCTGGAGCTGGACAAGGTCGACATCGACCTGACCGACAAGGCCGCGATGCAGGATGGCGCGCGCACCTTCGCCAACTATTGCATGGGTTGCCACAGTGCCAAGTTCCAACGCTACGAGCGGGTGGCCGACGACCTGGGCATTCCCCACGAGTTGATGCTCGACAACCTGGTGTTCACCGGCGCCAAGATTGGCGACCACATGAAGATCGGCATGCAGCCCAACGATGCCAAGACCTGGTTCGGGGCGGCACCGCCCGACCTGACCCTGGTCGCCCGGGTGCGCGGCAACGACTGGCTGTACACCTACCTGCGCAGCTTCTATGAAGACAAGGCGCGGCCGTATGGGGTGAACAACAAGGTCTTCCCCAACGTCGGCATGCCGAACGTGCTGGTGGGCCTGCAGGGCAACCAGGTGATCGGTTGCAAGCAGGTGCAGAGCGTGGTCGATGGCAAGAAGCAGTTCGACCCGCTCACCGGTAGCCCGCTGACCCATGAGGCGTGCGACCAGCTGACCGTGGAAGAGAAATCCGGTACCCTGACCGCCGAGCAGTTCGACGAGAAGGTCAAGAACCTGGTGACCTTCCTGGCCTATTCGGCCAACCCGGTCAAACTGGAAAGCCAGCGCATTGGTACCTATGTATTGCTGTACCTGGCTTTCTTCTTCGTGTTCGCCTACTTGCTCAAGCGCGAATACTGGAAGGACGTGCACTGA
- a CDS encoding glutathione S-transferase N-terminal domain-containing protein: MGATNRLACYSDPADHYSHRVRLVLAEKGVAVQIIDVAADRLPPKLVEVNPYGSLPTLVDRDLALYESTVVMEYLEERYPHPALMPVYPVARGNSRLLMHRIQRDWCSLADTVLDTRNSDAARAQARKELRESLTGVAPLFGEMPCFMSEEQSLVDCCLLPILWRLPVMGIELPRQAKPLLEYMERQFAREPFQASLSAAEREMRKV; encoded by the coding sequence ATGGGCGCAACCAACAGGTTAGCCTGCTATTCCGACCCCGCTGATCATTACTCCCATCGGGTTCGCCTGGTGCTCGCCGAAAAGGGCGTCGCCGTGCAGATCATCGATGTCGCCGCCGATCGCCTGCCGCCCAAGCTGGTCGAGGTCAACCCTTATGGCAGCCTGCCGACCCTGGTCGACCGCGACCTGGCGCTGTACGAGTCGACCGTGGTCATGGAGTACCTCGAGGAGCGTTACCCGCACCCCGCGTTGATGCCGGTCTACCCGGTGGCGCGTGGCAACAGCCGCCTGCTGATGCACCGCATCCAGCGCGACTGGTGCAGCCTGGCCGATACCGTGCTCGATACGCGCAACAGCGATGCGGCCCGGGCCCAGGCACGCAAGGAGCTGCGTGAAAGCCTGACCGGCGTGGCACCGTTGTTCGGCGAGATGCCGTGCTTCATGAGCGAGGAGCAAAGCCTGGTCGATTGTTGTCTACTGCCCATCCTCTGGCGATTGCCGGTGATGGGGATCGAATTGCCGCGGCAGGCCAAGCCGCTGCTGGAATACATGGAGCGACAGTTCGCCCGCGAGCCTTTCCAGGCGAGCCTGTCCGCTGCCGAACGTGAAATGCGCAAGGTTTAA
- a CDS encoding ClpXP protease specificity-enhancing factor, with protein sequence MNSSRPYLVRALYEWIVDNDCTPHMLVNAEYPAVQVPQGFASDGQIVLNISPSAVRNLHMDNEAVSFEGRFGGVAHSLYVPASAILGIYARENGQGMVFELEPPLDDDEDDLVDDSVEPDDQGPPPGGGQPPRPSGRPSLKVVK encoded by the coding sequence ATGAACTCCAGTCGCCCCTATCTGGTTCGCGCGCTGTACGAGTGGATCGTCGACAACGATTGCACGCCCCATATGCTGGTCAATGCCGAATACCCGGCGGTCCAGGTGCCACAAGGTTTCGCCAGTGATGGCCAGATCGTCCTGAACATCTCGCCCAGTGCCGTGCGCAACCTGCACATGGACAACGAGGCGGTGAGCTTCGAAGGGCGCTTCGGTGGTGTCGCCCACTCGCTCTATGTGCCCGCCAGCGCGATCCTGGGCATCTATGCCCGGGAGAACGGCCAGGGCATGGTCTTCGAGCTGGAGCCGCCGCTGGACGATGATGAGGACGACCTCGTCGACGACAGCGTCGAGCCGGATGACCAGGGGCCGCCGCCAGGTGGTGGCCAGCCGCCGCGTCCGAGCGGTCGACCCAGTTTGAAGGTGGTCAAGTAA
- a CDS encoding YgdI/YgdR family lipoprotein — translation MKKLLLPTLLIGAFATLAGCSTPSVIVLNDGRELQTTDTPHYDRNSGFYEFKQLDGKPTRINKDQVQTIKDL, via the coding sequence ATGAAGAAGTTGTTGCTGCCCACCCTGCTGATCGGCGCCTTCGCCACCCTGGCCGGCTGCTCCACCCCGAGCGTCATCGTCCTCAACGACGGCCGCGAACTGCAGACCACCGACACCCCGCACTACGACCGCAACTCCGGCTTCTACGAGTTCAAGCAACTCGACGGCAAGCCGACCCGCATCAACAAGGACCAGGTTCAGACCATCAAGGACCTGTAA
- a CDS encoding BON domain-containing protein: MIPKRLGLMALTLCLGLSGCSSVLTSARNSPIEDDRGTRTIGSKIDDSLIETKVSVNIAKANPDLDKGSHIVVSSYNGVVLLAGQTPRADLKSLAEQTAGQVQRVKKVHNELQVMQPSSILARNNDAWLTTKIKTQMLTDENVPSSRIKVITENGIVYLLGLVRQQEANAATNVVQGVSGVQKIVKLFEYID, encoded by the coding sequence ATGATCCCCAAGCGTCTCGGCCTGATGGCCCTCACCCTGTGCCTGGGCCTGTCCGGCTGCAGCTCGGTCCTGACCTCGGCCCGCAACTCGCCGATCGAGGATGACCGCGGCACCCGCACCATCGGCAGCAAGATCGACGACTCGCTGATCGAGACCAAGGTCTCGGTCAACATCGCCAAGGCCAACCCGGACCTGGACAAAGGCTCGCACATCGTCGTCAGCAGCTACAACGGCGTTGTCCTGCTGGCCGGCCAGACCCCGCGCGCCGACCTCAAGTCCCTCGCTGAGCAGACCGCCGGCCAGGTACAGCGGGTCAAGAAAGTGCACAACGAGCTGCAGGTGATGCAGCCCTCGTCGATTCTCGCCCGCAACAACGACGCCTGGCTGACCACCAAGATCAAGACCCAGATGCTGACCGACGAAAACGTCCCCAGCTCGCGGATCAAGGTGATCACCGAAAACGGCATCGTCTACCTGCTCGGCCTGGTGCGCCAGCAAGAGGCCAACGCCGCCACCAACGTGGTGCAGGGCGTGTCGGGCGTGCAGAAGATCGTCAAACTGTTCGAATACATCGATTGA
- a CDS encoding phosphoheptose isomerase has translation MDMQSRIRRLFQASIDTKQQAMDILAPHIEQASLVMVNALLSDGKMLACGNGGSAGDAQHFSSELLNRFERERPSLPAIALTTDSSTLTSIANDYSYNEVFSKQIRALGQPGDVLLAISTSGNSANVIQAIQAAHDREMIVVALTGRDGGGMASLLLPEDVEIRVPASVTARIQEVHLLAIHCLCDLIDSQLFGSEE, from the coding sequence ATGGACATGCAATCCCGAATTCGCCGGCTGTTCCAGGCCAGCATCGACACCAAGCAACAGGCAATGGACATCCTGGCACCCCACATCGAGCAGGCCAGCCTGGTCATGGTCAACGCCCTGCTCAGCGACGGCAAGATGCTCGCCTGCGGCAACGGCGGTTCGGCCGGCGATGCCCAGCACTTTTCGTCGGAACTGCTCAACCGCTTCGAGCGCGAGCGCCCGAGCCTGCCGGCCATTGCCCTGACCACCGACAGCTCCACGCTCACCTCGATCGCCAACGACTACAGCTACAACGAAGTGTTCTCCAAGCAGATCCGCGCCCTGGGCCAGCCCGGTGACGTCCTGCTGGCGATCTCCACCAGCGGCAACTCGGCCAACGTGATCCAGGCGATCCAGGCCGCGCACGACCGCGAAATGATTGTCGTCGCCCTGACCGGCCGCGACGGCGGCGGCATGGCCTCGCTGTTGCTGCCCGAGGACGTGGAAATCCGCGTCCCCGCGAGCGTCACCGCGCGCATCCAGGAAGTCCACCTGCTGGCGATCCACTGCCTGTGCGACCTGATCGACAGCCAACTGTTCGGGAGTGAAGAATGA
- a CDS encoding YraN family protein, whose translation MPSASPGCAGQAAEDQALAFLQGHGLQLLTRNWRCTGGELDLVMLDADTVVFVEVRYRWHAQFGGALGSIDGRKQQRLALAANLFLQHEPRWADQPCRFDIVALQGQGHAGQPLQWLKNAFEC comes from the coding sequence ATGCCCAGTGCATCGCCCGGTTGCGCCGGCCAAGCCGCTGAAGACCAGGCCCTTGCCTTTCTGCAAGGGCATGGCCTGCAGCTGCTGACGCGCAACTGGCGATGCACCGGTGGCGAGCTCGATCTGGTCATGCTCGATGCCGATACAGTAGTATTCGTCGAAGTCCGCTACCGGTGGCACGCGCAGTTCGGCGGAGCGCTCGGCAGCATCGATGGGCGCAAGCAGCAGCGACTGGCGCTTGCCGCCAACCTTTTCCTGCAGCACGAGCCCCGCTGGGCCGATCAACCCTGCCGCTTCGACATCGTCGCGCTGCAGGGCCAGGGCCATGCCGGGCAACCGCTTCAATGGCTGAAAAACGCCTTCGAATGCTGA
- a CDS encoding penicillin-binding protein activator: MIACLRLLTALCLAALLAACASSPSSSLGELPRTPDASIEQLLDKAASSKSAEDAALLRLSAADLAYKQKDFPRAARILEQVQLEPLKPAQQVFASTLAAELAMSRNQPKAALTALAHPSLQRLGELPDEQQARTYSVHAAALEADGQALAAAQQRVALSPLLSGQAAASNNDAIWALVAALPAEQLQQPAANETLAGWTSLAFAVKSAGTLEQQQAAIDTWRNQHPQHPAAKQLPTALVKLKELASQPLTKIALLLPQEGPLAGVARALRDGFMAAHFQAQQGGQPAPAVQVFDSSRITSLDDFYRQAQAAGVQLVVGPLEKPLVKKLAAYPQLPITTLALNYADAGQKAPPQLFQFGLAAEDEAREVARRARADGMVRAVALVPSGEWGDRVLAAFRQDWESNGGTLLAAERIAQPVALAQQIAQLFQLRQSEARAKSLQSTVGGNIAAQPSRRQDIDFIFLASTPQQAQQIKPTLNFQYAGDVPVYATSNLYSASGDVNQYNDMNGIRFCETPWLLDTSNSLRQQVVQQWPQAAGSLGRLYAMGVDAYSLAPRLGQLKALPDNRVEGLSGSLSMSPSQRVERQLPWAEFAGGQVKRLPDTPR; encoded by the coding sequence ATGATCGCTTGCCTGCGGCTGCTCACAGCCCTCTGCCTCGCTGCCCTGCTGGCAGCCTGCGCCAGCTCGCCCTCATCCAGCCTGGGCGAACTGCCGCGCACCCCGGACGCCAGCATCGAGCAACTGCTCGACAAGGCGGCTTCCAGCAAGTCCGCCGAGGACGCAGCCCTGCTGCGCCTGAGCGCCGCCGACCTGGCCTACAAGCAGAAGGACTTCCCGCGCGCGGCCCGCATCCTCGAGCAAGTGCAACTGGAGCCACTCAAGCCTGCCCAGCAAGTGTTCGCCTCGACCCTGGCCGCAGAGCTGGCCATGAGCCGCAACCAGCCCAAGGCCGCCTTGACCGCCCTCGCCCACCCCAGCCTGCAGCGGCTCGGCGAACTGCCGGACGAGCAGCAGGCGCGCACCTACAGCGTGCACGCCGCCGCCCTCGAGGCCGACGGCCAGGCCCTGGCCGCCGCCCAGCAGCGCGTGGCACTGAGCCCGCTGCTCAGCGGCCAGGCCGCCGCCAGCAACAATGATGCGATCTGGGCCCTGGTCGCCGCGCTGCCCGCCGAACAGCTGCAGCAGCCGGCCGCCAACGAAACCCTGGCCGGCTGGACCAGCCTGGCCTTCGCCGTGAAAAGCGCCGGCACCCTCGAGCAGCAACAAGCCGCCATCGATACCTGGCGCAACCAGCATCCGCAGCACCCAGCCGCCAAGCAGCTGCCCACCGCGCTGGTCAAGCTCAAGGAACTGGCCAGCCAGCCGCTGACCAAGATTGCCCTGCTGCTGCCCCAGGAAGGCCCGCTGGCCGGTGTCGCCCGCGCCCTGCGCGACGGCTTCATGGCCGCCCACTTCCAGGCCCAGCAAGGTGGCCAGCCGGCGCCGGCGGTGCAGGTGTTCGACAGCTCGCGCATCACCTCCCTCGACGATTTCTACCGCCAGGCCCAGGCCGCCGGCGTGCAACTGGTGGTCGGCCCGCTGGAAAAACCGCTGGTGAAGAAACTCGCCGCCTACCCGCAGTTGCCGATCACCACCCTGGCACTGAACTACGCCGATGCCGGGCAGAAAGCCCCGCCGCAGCTGTTCCAGTTCGGCCTGGCCGCCGAGGACGAAGCCCGCGAAGTGGCCCGCCGCGCCCGCGCCGACGGCATGGTCCGCGCCGTGGCCCTGGTGCCGAGTGGCGAATGGGGCGACCGCGTGCTGGCCGCCTTCCGCCAGGACTGGGAAAGCAACGGCGGCACCCTGCTCGCCGCCGAGCGCATTGCCCAGCCCGTCGCCCTGGCCCAGCAGATTGCCCAGCTGTTCCAGCTGCGCCAAAGCGAAGCCCGAGCCAAGAGCCTGCAGAGCACCGTGGGCGGCAACATCGCCGCGCAACCGTCGCGCCGCCAGGACATCGACTTCATCTTCCTCGCCTCGACCCCGCAGCAGGCCCAGCAGATCAAGCCGACCCTGAACTTCCAGTACGCCGGCGACGTACCGGTCTACGCCACCTCCAACCTGTACAGCGCCAGCGGTGACGTGAACCAGTACAACGACATGAACGGCATCCGCTTCTGCGAAACGCCATGGCTGCTCGACACCAGCAACAGCCTGCGCCAGCAGGTGGTCCAGCAGTGGCCGCAGGCCGCCGGCAGCCTCGGCCGCCTGTACGCCATGGGCGTCGATGCCTACAGCCTGGCGCCGCGCCTGGGCCAGCTCAAGGCCCTGCCGGACAACCGCGTCGAAGGCCTGTCCGGTAGCCTGAGCATGAGCCCGAGCCAGCGCGTGGAACGCCAGCTGCCGTGGGCCGAGTTCGCCGGCGGCCAGGTCAAGCGCCTGCCGGACACCCCGCGCTGA
- the rsmI gene encoding 16S rRNA (cytidine(1402)-2'-O)-methyltransferase, with product MTDGAGVSNSALGKLYVVATPIGNLDDMSARALKVLAQVSLIAAEDTRHSVRLLQHFGIDTPLAACHEHNERDEGGRFITRLLAGDDVALVSDAGTPLISDPGYHLVRQARAAGVQVVPVPGACALIAALSAAGLPSDRFIFEGFLPAKAAGRRARLEQVKEEPRTLIFYEAPHRILECLEDMEAVFGGERPAVLAREISKTFETLKGLPLAELRGFVQGDSNQQRGECVVLVAGWSAPEGEQAISAEAQRVLDLLLAEMPLKKAAALAAEITGVRKNLLYQLALEKQKAD from the coding sequence GTGACTGATGGTGCAGGGGTTTCGAATTCCGCGTTGGGCAAGTTGTATGTGGTGGCCACGCCCATCGGCAACCTCGACGACATGAGCGCGCGGGCGCTGAAGGTGCTGGCCCAGGTCAGCCTGATCGCCGCCGAGGACACCCGCCACTCGGTGCGCCTGCTGCAGCACTTCGGCATCGATACGCCGCTGGCGGCCTGCCATGAGCACAACGAGCGCGACGAGGGTGGGCGCTTCATCACCCGCTTGCTGGCGGGTGACGATGTGGCGCTGGTGTCCGATGCCGGCACGCCGCTGATTTCCGATCCGGGCTATCACCTGGTGCGTCAGGCGCGCGCCGCCGGGGTACAGGTGGTGCCGGTGCCGGGTGCCTGCGCGTTGATCGCCGCGTTGTCGGCGGCGGGGTTGCCGTCGGACCGCTTCATCTTCGAGGGCTTTCTGCCGGCCAAGGCGGCCGGGCGCCGGGCGCGCCTGGAGCAGGTCAAGGAAGAGCCGCGGACCTTGATCTTCTATGAGGCGCCGCACCGTATCCTGGAGTGCCTGGAAGACATGGAGGCGGTGTTCGGTGGTGAGCGCCCGGCCGTGCTGGCGCGCGAGATCAGCAAGACCTTCGAAACCCTCAAGGGCTTACCGTTGGCTGAGTTGCGCGGGTTCGTGCAGGGCGACAGCAACCAGCAGCGTGGCGAGTGCGTGGTGCTGGTGGCTGGCTGGAGCGCCCCGGAGGGTGAGCAGGCAATCAGCGCCGAAGCCCAGCGCGTGCTGGATCTGCTGCTGGCCGAGATGCCGCTGAAGAAGGCTGCGGCGTTGGCGGCCGAGATCACCGGGGTGCGCAAGAACCTGCTCTACCAGTTGGCCCTGGAAAAGCAGAAAGCCGATTAG
- the mraZ gene encoding division/cell wall cluster transcriptional repressor MraZ, producing MFRGANAVSLDAKGRLAMPSRYRDELDSRCNGQLIVTIDAVDPCLCVYPLDEWEQIEAKLRALPSLREENRRLQRLLIGNAVDLELDGSGRFLVPPRLREYAKLDKKAMLVGQLNKFQLWDEDAWNAVSAADLAAIQQPGAMPDDLRDLIL from the coding sequence GTGTTCCGCGGAGCCAACGCCGTCAGTCTCGATGCCAAGGGCCGTCTCGCCATGCCGAGCCGGTACCGTGACGAGCTCGATTCGCGTTGCAATGGTCAACTGATCGTGACCATCGACGCCGTTGACCCCTGCTTGTGTGTTTATCCCCTCGATGAGTGGGAACAGATAGAAGCCAAGTTGCGCGCCTTGCCATCGTTGCGTGAGGAAAACCGCCGCCTGCAGCGTTTGCTGATCGGTAATGCGGTGGACCTGGAGCTCGATGGCAGTGGGCGTTTCCTGGTGCCGCCACGCCTGCGTGAGTACGCCAAGCTGGACAAGAAGGCGATGCTGGTGGGGCAGCTGAACAAATTCCAGCTGTGGGATGAGGATGCCTGGAACGCGGTTTCGGCAGCCGACCTCGCAGCTATTCAACAACCGGGCGCCATGCCCGATGATTTGCGTGACCTGATCCTGTGA